The genomic stretch CGAGTGTGCATACTGTTTGATACAGGTAAATGGTAAGGACTAAGGGATCATTCAACACAATAGTATTTAAGgtctagatccactactatataagtgtcccccacAATCCAATGAACAAcgcccatcttatctgctgcttatcagcgattatgtaacagtagctgattaAAGGGCAATTAGCTCAGCAgggtcccaactagaccatgaagatgtgtgcagtggagttgaaagaaattaattttccttcaatGTGGAATAccggtaataataataattactattattttgatattatatagataacaataataatataacattacaaataaaataataaaagatatagtaatagtattacaaataataatgataataaaacacagttatagtgaaaactcaatgatttctttgtgttgacaaacaatattttccaatatcataattattatgaaattcatATTGATGAAGGTGATccttatatttatttagaatatttacaaaaagaatggaAAAATGGTTTTCTCGTATTTAtcaccattatttgaatataatatactggataaaatcaaattattgtgttccatctatactgaattttcaactTCAGTAAGTTGCCAAAAGTGTactttttcatgctttattttgtaacactgaaatgcacattcggtttcaatcttagacaaatgttatatacagtattctgcaagcattaaacaaaacttttagatgagtgaaagtcacattttttctGCAATATCACACGTCTCcatacagaatttgaaaaaaataaaagcctgcttttttcctaaaataaagtttcttattatttaattattgtgtttgaccaacagatatttttctttacataaaaatgccAACAAACAGGTATAACTTTAGAAGTTATCAATATTtatgtttccccttctcactaattgatacatttgtaaggtagactgacctccaataaacaatgatccttgtttattggaactaTACTGTGATAATCATTAGCCCCAAACTGTGCTGGTGAAGgtagaaatcccttggcccaccgCCAAGATCTAggcatttaattaaaaatttctaTCACTGTTAAGATGAAAACAAACACAGTGCTAAGGATGAATAGATGTATTCGGACCGCGAACACGTATTTatcgtaaataaatgtaaatgaatgatAATGGACTAATACTTAAACAAAAGTTCTGTACAAATTCTGCAAGAATGAATTGTTCGAGAGGTATAACTTAGAAGAATATATAAATCTTTAGCTTTCATTAAGAACGACAACCTCAATTGAAGAActacaatacttttatttcagtcaatttattatttttttcatgaacgAACCCGTGATAGTAATTTGTCGATATTTCATGACCTCTTAACATGAACATCCAGCAAAAACAATACTGTACATGAACGAGTGTCTGGGgactttatgtaaaaaaaaacgcacacataaacatttttacattttgaaaatatatgtctGTTAGATTTCATTGCAAGTTTAACGgctgtttctttttctgttaacttttttttttcagactgacttcattttttctttaatctttGTATTTCATGATGGTCACGGAATTTGATGTTCTTCCAATCACGAGAAAGCAACAGGCTCTCATTTTTCCTTGCTCGTCCGCATTCCTCCTTGTTAGGAACTCTTAAGCAGCGGGTATTTTTGGCGAATGACCTTCGCATGGCCGCTAACTGCTTCTCTGTCCAAGGAACGACCTTGATCTTTTTGCCTGTTTGTACTGGAAATTctaatatatacaagaaaaatgtttcagttacttcgtaaaaaacacataaaatcatATTACAAAGAATCATGAaggacaaaaagaaaaaaaaagaataaagaaaaaataaataaacaaagctttgaaattaaaatgaattcaatTGATCATATTCAACAAAGGGTTCTAATTGCATACAAGTGGTAAAGAAGAAATATAAAGTTGTTAAGCCTTTACATTAATGTCTAAATTAGATCTATTTGAATGGAAACTATTATTGACTGCAAAGAAAATCATGCAGTGATTGTGTTAACACAATACCTGCTTTGCGTTTGGAAGCCGATGATACACCACTGTTGTTGTTCTCATGACCAATCGAACTACAGACCTTCCTTTGACATTCACACGCTCTGCATTCTACAGGAGACTGAACTGGCTCATTGTCGTAGTTTTCATTACAAGTCAAATCTGAATGTGCATTAGACCAAAACAACGTGAAATACCCAGTAAtgattgaaaaaagaaacatgtcttttttttttaattgtcctacaaatgttatttaaaagaaattacttcTGGAACAGTGAAGATTGAAATGGAAGTTCTTTTAGGCGAAAGATATATTGATAGAGTTGAACGTTCACtgacttggtgtccacagtgcgGCTTAATGAAAACAGTGAGAGgaattattcacatttttatcatgttatttatgatattttattgtttgatattgttcaaattatatttattttacacatctgttgaaatttatgtttgttttctctaaACATTACACTGATGCGCTATTTGACAGTAACTATACTTTTAATGGAAATTGCAACTATACATTTACTTATAATTGTAACTGTCGTATCTGTAAATATGTTAGGTCGTACTTATGTAATATCAAGAATCTgaataaacatgttaatgttttattaacCCCCGACTGCATTTAGTGTGGAGAATCTTAATTACATAATGACTACAAGTTCAACTGCTTAGATTATTCCTGTTTTCATAAtaaaaacatgttagaaataacatGTGTAACCAGTTACACATCAGTTAGATTccgattgttaaaaaaaatcgatattaacattatataatctacaattacattttaaatttggtGTCCACAAGGCTGATAGAATGATTAAATGAGCTGTAACTTGGTGTCCACAGTGCAGATTGATAATAGTTGAACGCTCACtgacttggtgtccacagtgcgACTTAATGAAAACAGTGAGGAGTAAATGTTCTCTATTTTTATCATGTGTTTTATCAATCtgatgttttattgtttgatattgttcaaattacaatTTTACAGTTCTGTtgacatttatgtttgttttctctttctgcAATGTATGTTAGTCATTCGTTTAAACTGTCTCTAAACAGTACATTGATACGCTGTTTGACAATAACTATACTTTTAATGGGAATTACACAATGCATTTACTAAAAATTGTAACAGTCGTGTTTGTGAATACGTCAGGCTGTACTTACGTAATATGAAGAAtctgaataaacatgtaaatgtttaatttaaacccCCGACTGTATTTAGTGTGGAGAGTCTTAATTACACAATGACTACAAGATCAACTGCTTAGAttattaatgttttcatattcAAAACATGTCCGAAGTAACACGCGTAATAAATCACACGTCATTTAAATTccatttggtaaaaaataatcgatattatcattaaattatctACAATCACATATGTAATTTGGTGTCCACAAGGCAGATAGAATGATTTTGTGAGTTGTAACTTGGTGTCCACAATGCAGATTGATTGAGTTGAACGCTCACtgacttggtgtccacagtgTGACAAGAAAACACTGATTAGTAATGttcaatttttttatcatgtattttatttatgatatgtaaTTGCTTGATATTGTTCAGATTAGAATTTAACATATCTGTTGAAATTTATGGTTTTTTTTCGCTTCTGGCATTTACTGTTAGTAACTCGGTTAAACAGTCTCCTAACCATATATTTAATAATTGCTTTACAGTGACTATACTTTTGATGGGAATTACACAAAATGCATTTACTGACAATTTGTAACTGTCGTATTTGTAAATATGTCATGTTGCATTTacgtaataattattaattatgaagaatctgaataaacatgttaatgtttaatttaaatccCCTACTAACATGTCAGAAGTAACACGCGTAATAAATAACacatcatttaaatttcatttgttaaaactaatatttatcaacattaaaTCATCTATAATTACATGTGTTTATATGTTATTTGGTGTCCACAAGGCAGATATAATGATTTAGTGAGCAGTATCTTGGTGTCCACAATGCAGACTGATAGATTTGAACGCTCACtgacttggtgtccacagtgcgACAATAAAAACAGTGAGGAGTAAATCCACAATTTTTATcatgtatgttatttatgttgttttattgttaaatactattcaaattagatatattttacatatctaTTGATATGAATGTTTTTCTCTTTCTGAAATAACCGTTAGTTATTCGTTTAAACTGTCTTTTAGCCAGATATTGAATCGCTTTTTGATGGAGAATCTTAATTATATAAAGAGCGCAAAATCAACTGATTAGATAATTCCTGTTTTCATATTCATAACATGTGTAATAAATTACAGCAACAACTAACCTAGTCGCAAACAGTACAAGATGAGGAACCCCATTCACACCAATGACTGTTATTCTTGAATTTCTCTGTTGTTTTTTGTCTGCATGATTTACTAGCCGTCCTAACGATGGTTGATACAGTTTTGGTTCCTCTGAGGCATCAATGCTACcaaaaatatgataataacaaaaattaaaacgtaCTGAACAGACAAATGTGTCAAACTAGTGCGATAAAGTCTTCGGTTAATTAATTTATCTTAGATATACATTTATGAGACCAAATATAATCATGCAGATTTCAAAcggatgtttttaattttgaaaatgcatttttattcacACGAGTAATTTCATGGattatacaaataaaagaaagcaTTAACATTAGTTTTCTTGAAGGAATCCGATTCACaaatgatttttgtaaatgttacacAGTACTGCCTTGCCTTTCATTACCTTATTCTAAAACAGACACAGATCCGCCTTTGCGTTTGATATCCAATTTTGTAGCTTGAATTTAAAGGCTTGTATTATTTAAaggttgaaatattttacataccaGTACTTGACACCATTAAAGTCAAAGAAATATGTGTAGTTTGTATCTCTGTCCTTCACGTCGTCAGCTTTGGATAAAACGCCATGGTATTCCGCAAAGAATTTTCCatttctgatcttttttttttggcaaaaacacCTCGACCTGAGACATAAAAAGTGAACATAGTGTAtttcatatcctttccgcagccttaacgtactaaaacgtattagcgtctgatggccctttcacgcttccgtagaaacaacatttattacacgaaacttattttgaaaatatttctgaaatgtctaggtctgcagctctcaaatacggttatatcttacatctgaggcatatactgacactctcggacaacatcaaaaatgatattttgagcgatttgatgaagtcccaaaattatcaatgtacccttggtccgttacggacccctgtgggatttctgtttatccagagctcaaatattttttcatagattaaaagctgacatgctgtactaaagcccaggtaatttcaattcgtaataaagtgctgaaaattggctccccaatagcaaaaaaaaaaccaaaaaaaaaaaaaacaaaaaacgcgcatacatttagacggggtgacccctgcgcgtgacccctgactatctacaaatctaaatgcggctttcgttttcaagtttagcatttctattttcattttatttacttccggaaatagctgaaggtcgagtgacgtcattttctgtgttgtcaaaaacatacatatgcctggcgagattgcataaatatgtgctggccgtcctaaggatatacgttaaaaataaattgttttacttaGGCAGATAGTGAAGAAATACTCCTATTCCTGAATTTATAGCGGCTGAAAGATGTAATCAATGATTCTTATATTATATCAaactataaaatgttttcagagtagaTTTTTTGTTGCAACATCTTTTAATTTGTAGATAttgttatacatattaaatgatgCATTTGATTTACTGACGAGAGACCGATAAAATGGTCATTAAACACAGCAGCTATCTAATTATCTCTGACAGATGCTTGCTGCCGTCTAGTTTATCTGTAGCAGTAGAATGGTTACTGCTAAACAGTAGTGTCACctttcacaaaaacaaaaatgtagattTGCACTGCattcattatcaaataaatgtcatataaaaAGGCATCTTAAAGACCATTTTGCTTGTAAATTATAAAGGATGTTCagaaagaaaaatagaataaactAAAACGTGTTTTTAGATTGAATTCTATGTTAATGAAATTCTAGCCTTAGCTTATCAGCAGTTAcatgtgatttattgctttttattgattACATGCTGATAAACTGGCTATCACCTCAATTACCATGAAGGCTGCAAGTAGTATCTACTCTCTGGGTCTGAGACAATCGAAATAAGGCATACTAAATCTTCGATCTAGCTCGTGCAGCATGAAAGAAAGtgatgttacagaaaaaaagatgttttcgAAGATATCAATGTTTTACTATTTACTACTGTATCAAGTAAACTACTATAATGAAAGAGCTATTTAAAAAGGTTTTCATTAACTAGTTTACCTATAAAATCGTTGATATATTTTTCGCATATATCTTCAGGATCATGTTGTCCTAAAACGAACCGCAGAGCTTCCTCCACCGGTTTTATCCTTTTCTCTGTTCGCTGAACCTTTGACATCAACAAATAACTCGTAATACATCTTAAGACATTCGTCTTGCGTTTAATAATAAAGAATTAATAATTTGTAACTGAATGCACGATTTATCTATTTATCCCtattcaaaacatatttcttataaaataatgaactCATTTACCACCACTTCTGGAGTTGGCAGTCTCGTGTTTTATGTCATACAAGCAATGTACAAAACAAGATTTGAATGCGTGTTAGGCGTACATAACGTCTGTAGAATCGAATGTTTAAAGCCCAGTTCCGTTCCTTGACACTGCGACATACCTTCACTCCCAAAATTATGGTTGTTCAAATAGTTATATTACTTTCAACTGTGTATACTcttaatattttcttcaatacTTGAATGCAAAATtacaaattcattttacatttgcTTGCTAAAGATGCATCATACTTATTGTAAAAATACCTGTTTTAGAAATTGGAATTCTTTTCCATTTATTAACATGACCGCAACATCGGGAAGAAGGGCCACACCGCTGACGACTTGTCCATCAAAAGTAACTGGTTTGAAACATCTGAGGAATGCCTGAAAATTATATCGCATGAACAAGATAAGGAACACATTCCTCATGCATTTTTTgtcattcttatttttttctcttctttaatTTACTAGTTTTTACTCTCCTCgtcttttttaccaatttttccaataatacttacatttataattaaaaaaaaaagaatactgcAGATTAATTACGAATGTACTTCCTTTTCAGTATTAGAAAGAAATAACCTGTTACTGGTGTATTTGTTGTAGATGTATTGTATttattggaaaataaaaatatattacaaaaaaaagagagaaaaatatctaaattgatgTTACATTAAAATACAACAACCACTGTTCTGCATTCGACAAATTGATGATTTATTTTCATCAAGATACCCTTACAGGTAAAATCTGACCTCTAAGCCGTGACCTTATAGAAAAAATTGTATTTCTgcatgaaatgtattttattgaaaaaatgttagATCAACAATTATAAGGAGAAAACTGCAATGTTAAATCTGGGGAATGATCATGTGTTATCAGTAAAGAATATAGGATCTTTCGATGCTTTTCTTCAGGGGTCGTAGCTCATGGGTCAAATTCTCACTATATGTGGaatatgtactttttaaaataaaatcatatcagcagaatgtaaatacatcaataaaagaggaatgtgtttttttttccccgaTCAGGGTAATTTCATCTAGTGCCACtaactttgaaatgtttattatcaTGATTGAAACAAAGTACCACTTGCTATTAATTCATaatcaa from Mercenaria mercenaria strain notata chromosome 16, MADL_Memer_1, whole genome shotgun sequence encodes the following:
- the LOC123547766 gene encoding histone-lysine N-methyltransferase set-1-like — translated: MRKIYQRFYRSRCFCQKKKIRNGKFFAEYHGVLSKADDVKDRDTNYTYFFDFNGVKYCIDASEEPKLYQPSLGRLVNHADKKQQRNSRITVIGVNGVPHLVLFATRLVVAVIYYTCYEYENRNYLIS